TGCAACACACGAGGCCGCGGCGCAGGGCCAGACCAGGACAAATCTCCGGGAAGCGGACGTCACTGGCGCCAAAGACGATGAGCTTCCAAGACGGCCCTGGTCGGTCAATCGGCCAGCAGTGCGCTGGATCTGGGACACCGCTTCACCTTCAAGCCTGTGGGCGCCGCCGCAGGGCCCCGCCCAGCATCATCATCAGCGCCCCCCAGGCCAGAAAGCCCAGGTCGTAGGCCAGCTGGTGGGGGCCGGGGCGAACGTGGTGAATCTGCAGCAGCTGATGGTCAATCAGGCCCTCGACCACGTTAAAAAGCCCCCAGCCCAGCAGCAGCCCCCCCAGCAGTGCAGAGGTGCGCCGGGGCGCGTGGCCGCCGCGCGTGCCACTCCAGAGCAGCGCTACCCCCAGCACCGTGAAAACCCAGGTGGCCACGTGAAAAAAGCCGTCGGCCAGCGTGTTGAGCTTCAGGTTGTCCAGGGTGGTGGGGGCGTAGACGCTGCTGAGCAGATGGTGCCACTGCAGCAGCTGATGCAGCACGATGCCGTCGAAAAAGCCGCCCAGGCCAATCCCCAGCAGGGTGCTGCCCCAGGTCAGGGCGGGCGGCGCGGCGCGGTCGGAAGGAAGGGATGTGGTCATGGCGCCTCCTGGGCGGGTTCATCGTTCCGTGGGGCACGGCCGCGCCGGGTGAGCGGCGCCTGAAGGGACGGGCATCAAGTTGGAGGGCCACCGCAGCGGGGGAGAGCAACAAGGCGGCGGCTGACCCTCCCCACATGCCCCGGCACCGGGCTCCGTTTTGCGGCATGCTGGGGCCTGTCTGCTTTACAACCCACCCGCCCGGCCAGCCCCACTGGCCCCTCCCCGC
This window of the Deinococcus multiflagellatus genome carries:
- a CDS encoding DUF2243 domain-containing protein, which codes for MTTSLPSDRAAPPALTWGSTLLGIGLGGFFDGIVLHQLLQWHHLLSSVYAPTTLDNLKLNTLADGFFHVATWVFTVLGVALLWSGTRGGHAPRRTSALLGGLLLGWGLFNVVEGLIDHQLLQIHHVRPGPHQLAYDLGFLAWGALMMMLGGALRRRPQA